attaaaagaataaataaaggTAGGAAGacaatagaatataaaataGAGATAATAGTCAAAAACATTGTAATTCGATAATCTGATAATTGGAAAAGTGATGAACATATAGATGTaggttttcttttatttacaaTACTGCCCCTCTGTTTGTGAGAAGGCACAGAGGTAGCATGCTACATTTGTAGCAGAGGATCCTTCctaaaaaaaatggaacaatTTGTAGAGCTGATTTAACTGAAAATTGAAGACTATATAGAAAATGTTGAGTTTGACTTGCTTAGGGAAGGATTCAGAGTtcagatttgaaaaaaaaaaaaattttaattaaacaagtaAATATTTGTAAGAAATTAGGAgataatgtcatatttttaccgtaaaaaataaatatatattttttttgttgaacttCAGGccacccgagcccctacatagatccgcctagggatgacaatgggtatTCGTATGTCCGATACACGTGGGTACCCGGTTCGGGTATTTTAGATCGGGTACGGAGTCGGGGTCGGGCATGGGGTATGGGCGAAGGTACCTAAATGGGTACGGGGTCAAGATGGGGAGTGTGCAAAACTCAAACACGTTACCCGATATCCgactatataaaaaaactaaaatgctttttattaaaatttaatgtgacATTTCATCATAATTACcaatatcattataaatattttatttttatccccACTCCACTCtaacattattttgtttatattcccaaacatttatttcttttatcataacttttatttaataaaataaatgtattttctcTCTAAACTCTTCGTatcaatctttaaaaaaattcttcaacattctttttacatttttcttcaacattctttttacatttttcttcattttccaaGAACTACATCAGTATACTTACAagtaatgtttttgtttgttgtttaacattttaatattattaattttattatgtatgACAGTTATGTTTCTTCTATTTTAACCTATACAATTTTTTAAGTTTGTAATCGGGTCCTCGACGAATCAGTAATGGGGATATAAATAAAGATACCCGTCGTGTCGGGTAGTAGAATAAAAATTGGGTTCGGGATGACTACTTCATTATTCGACGAGTAGTGTATCCATTGTCATCGTTAAATTTGCCACTGTACAGGTTGGCTTACTTACgatttatttgaaagaaaaaaaaatcaggtatcaaataacaattaatcattttataataatacttttttcaATAATCACCCATCAATTAATGGAAgagtattgttaaaaaaatgtttagtggtttaaactaaaatgagaaaagttttaattttttcaagaggattaaattattgtttatatgaAAAACCTAGTCGATCtagtcatttatatttttctttactttttggAAAGATTTTAGAATGATTTATGAatttctaagaaaaaaaaaagtctattgATCAATTGTTTCTTTAATCTATTAACGGTATTCATATAACGTAACCTTTACACTACACTCTATAGGTATCgtacatattttataaaatataattaactattttaataataaatatgttttatcaAAGAATGATTGAAATTGAGtgataataattttcttaaaaaaataaataataacaaatatgttattagactaaaataaaatattttaatttaaacatgTTTGACAGAATACTTTAGCTAGTTAATTCACCAATCTAATTATGATGGTTTTAAGTACATATATATCattatgattaaattaaattttcataattatacgttttgaaaaaattataattattcttgAATAACCaagaatataattaacttaggacacttttaaaatattaaattaattgtacaatgtagtaatataataaaataaattttaagagcAATTTTACAAGTTGAAAAGAGATGCATAGAAACAAAAATTAGATTATAATTGGTTCAAAACCAATCCAAATAAAACACTCTAAAAGCTAGATTCAGAAATTCAGGAAATgtgtataattattaaaaagcAAATTAACTAAAGTTATGAATGTAACAATTCAGAAGGAGGAGGAGCTACAAACCTCATTCGATGTATTTGTGAGCAACAAAAAACAAGCACATTACTGAAAATAATAGAATTGATATTCAGCAAAGTTTGGAGAATAATCTTTTAATCGGGGGTTGGTGCACCTTGGTTGAGCTCAGCGAACCTCAACCCAACACGCATCGAATGCTTCAAGAACTTCTCTGCACATCGACGAACGCAGGTCTCCTCTTGTTTGTCAAGAGACTTGCGCCTGAACGAGTCAACACAGTCGCTGAAACATCTCTCCACTAGTGAATTATACATCCTCAAACTGCATGTATATAGCAGTAGTTTCAAACCattagaagaaaataaatagaatgCCCAAATAGAATAAACTCTTAGTATCAAATTTTCAGACAAGTCCCCATTTGATATCAATTGACACTTGTTAgatattgggttatttgaaatccaATATGTATTAGTTAGAGTGTCTGATTCTAAAGCCGAGGTCGAAATAATGAACAAAGAAAATTGATCAATATCTGGTTTCCAATCTCAACCAACATTTcttgtgattgagattggtttAACATAAAAATGGTTTCCAGATAGTTTGTGTGTATTACCTGTCTTCCTCCTATGGAATGAATACACTTAATTAGAGAATTTTCTACTATGATTGAAGAC
This is a stretch of genomic DNA from Impatiens glandulifera chromosome 4, dImpGla2.1, whole genome shotgun sequence. It encodes these proteins:
- the LOC124936246 gene encoding mitochondrial import inner membrane translocase subunit Tim9 codes for the protein MDKSMLGDLDSLPEEDKLRMASMIDQLQIRDSLRMYNSLVERCFSDCVDSFRRKSLDKQEETCVRRCAEKFLKHSMRVGLRFAELNQGAPTPD